A stretch of the Streptomyces sp. WMMB303 genome encodes the following:
- a CDS encoding SDR family oxidoreductase, translating to MTEQNTGGQPESGKVALVTGGSRGIGYGIAEALVARGDRVCITGRNADALKEAVERLGSDRAMGIAGKAHDLEHQAAVVDGVMEAYGRVDHLVNNAGTNPVFGPMAELDPGVARKVFETNVISALGFAQRTWAAWQQEHGGTIVNVASIAGLSASPFIGAYGMSKAAMINLTQQLAHEFAPAARVNAVAPAVVKTKFAATLYEGREEEAAARYPMGRLGAPSDVAGAAVFLTSEEAGWITGQTLTVDGGLFLNAGVE from the coding sequence ATGACGGAGCAGAACACGGGCGGGCAGCCCGAAAGTGGGAAGGTCGCCCTGGTCACGGGCGGCAGCCGGGGCATCGGCTACGGGATCGCCGAGGCGCTCGTGGCGCGCGGCGACCGGGTGTGCATCACCGGGCGGAACGCGGACGCGCTCAAGGAGGCGGTCGAGCGGCTCGGTTCCGACCGGGCCATGGGGATCGCGGGCAAGGCACACGACCTTGAGCACCAGGCGGCCGTCGTCGACGGTGTGATGGAGGCGTACGGGCGCGTCGACCACCTGGTCAACAACGCGGGTACCAACCCGGTGTTCGGGCCGATGGCCGAACTGGACCCGGGCGTCGCACGCAAGGTGTTCGAGACCAACGTGATCTCGGCGCTCGGCTTCGCGCAGCGGACCTGGGCCGCCTGGCAGCAGGAGCACGGCGGCACGATCGTCAATGTCGCCTCGATCGCGGGCCTCTCGGCCTCGCCGTTCATCGGCGCGTACGGGATGAGCAAGGCCGCCATGATCAACCTGACCCAGCAGCTCGCGCACGAGTTCGCGCCGGCGGCCCGGGTCAACGCGGTGGCGCCGGCCGTGGTCAAGACCAAGTTCGCGGCCACGCTCTACGAGGGGCGCGAGGAGGAGGCGGCCGCTCGCTATCCGATGGGCAGGCTCGGCGCGCCCTCGGACGTGGCCGGCGCCGCGGTGTTCCTCACCTCCGAGGAGGCGGGCTGGATCACCGGGCAGACGCTGACCGTGGACGGCGGCCTCTTCCTCAACGCGGGTGTCGAATAG
- a CDS encoding ABC transporter substrate-binding protein, protein MFDRNGLLKAAATILSLVLLAGCSALSGGDGGEEHKIVVGTTSAPSSLDPAAAWDGSWELYRNVFQTLMTIPNTGTTPEPEAAEDCGFTDSASRIYRCELREGLKFSSGRKLDAQAVKHSFDRITSIESPKGPAALLANLEQVEMKSSRVVVFRLRKSDATFPFILSTPATSLVDPDDYPRASLRPGNEVTGSGPYELKSYEPGKRAVLVRNDDYKGTAKIRNDAVTIRYYKRSTKMVGDLEHGRIDLTYRGLTSDQVLKFQEAATTGDTSFDLSEITGSEVHFLVFNPKDEQAAEPAVRRAVAQLVDRKKLVREVYDRTANPLYSMVPTGITGHTNAYLDRYGEPDRGKARTILRDAGITDKVQLTLWYAEDRYGDSTSREFAELEEQLEDSGLFDITLRSRSWENFQDGYLKGQYPVFGRGWSADFPDADNYITPFVGDKNAMGTPYKNRKLTEELLPYSRRQSDRGAAGQSFAKVQREMAEDVRLLPLWQGKVYIAAEKDVAGVEWAVDTSVIMRVWELYKKSSW, encoded by the coding sequence GTGTTCGACCGGAATGGGCTGCTGAAAGCCGCAGCGACCATACTCTCCCTCGTGCTCCTGGCGGGGTGCAGCGCGCTCTCCGGGGGTGACGGGGGCGAGGAGCACAAGATCGTGGTCGGCACCACAAGCGCCCCCAGCTCCCTGGACCCGGCTGCTGCCTGGGACGGCTCCTGGGAGCTGTACCGGAACGTCTTCCAGACCCTCATGACCATCCCGAACACCGGGACCACGCCGGAACCCGAGGCCGCGGAGGACTGCGGGTTCACCGATTCGGCCAGCCGGATCTACCGCTGCGAGCTGCGGGAAGGGCTGAAGTTCTCCAGCGGCCGCAAGCTGGACGCCCAAGCGGTGAAGCACTCCTTCGACCGCATCACCTCGATCGAGTCGCCGAAGGGGCCGGCCGCGCTGCTGGCCAATCTGGAGCAGGTCGAGATGAAGAGCAGCCGGGTGGTGGTCTTCCGGCTCAGGAAGTCCGACGCGACCTTCCCCTTCATCCTCTCCACTCCCGCCACCTCCCTCGTCGACCCCGACGACTACCCCCGCGCGAGCCTGCGGCCTGGCAACGAGGTGACGGGCTCGGGGCCCTACGAGCTCAAGAGCTACGAGCCCGGCAAGCGGGCCGTGCTCGTCCGGAACGACGACTACAAAGGCACCGCCAAGATCCGGAACGACGCGGTCACCATCCGCTACTACAAGCGGTCCACCAAGATGGTCGGCGACCTCGAGCACGGCCGAATAGACCTCACCTACCGCGGCCTGACCTCCGATCAGGTACTGAAGTTCCAGGAGGCCGCCACCACGGGTGACACCTCCTTCGACCTGAGCGAGATCACCGGCTCCGAGGTGCACTTCCTGGTCTTCAACCCGAAGGACGAGCAGGCCGCCGAACCCGCCGTACGCCGCGCCGTCGCCCAGCTCGTCGACCGCAAGAAGCTGGTGCGCGAGGTCTACGACCGCACCGCGAACCCGCTCTACTCCATGGTCCCGACGGGCATCACCGGGCACACCAACGCCTACCTCGACCGCTACGGGGAGCCCGACCGCGGGAAGGCGCGCACCATACTCCGGGACGCGGGCATCACCGACAAGGTGCAGCTCACCCTCTGGTACGCCGAGGACCGGTACGGCGACTCGACGAGCCGCGAGTTCGCCGAGCTCGAGGAGCAACTGGAGGACTCCGGACTGTTCGACATCACGCTGCGGTCGCGCTCCTGGGAGAACTTCCAGGACGGTTACCTCAAGGGGCAGTACCCGGTCTTCGGCCGCGGCTGGTCCGCCGACTTCCCGGACGCGGACAACTACATCACCCCCTTCGTGGGGGACAAGAACGCGATGGGCACCCCGTACAAGAACCGGAAGCTGACCGAGGAGCTGCTGCCGTACTCGCGGCGGCAGAGCGACCGCGGCGCGGCCGGTCAGTCGTTCGCCAAGGTGCAGCGGGAGATGGCTGAAGACGTGCGGTTGCTGCCGCTGTGGCAGGGCAAGGTCTACATCGCCGCCGAGAAGGATGTCGCGGGGGTCGAGTGGGCCGTCGACACCTCGGTCATCATGCGCGTCTGGGAGCTGTACAAGAAGTCGAGCTGGTAG
- the fabG gene encoding 3-oxoacyl-ACP reductase FabG, whose amino-acid sequence MSSTEQRVAIVTGAARGIGAATAVRLAEEGHAVAVLDLDEAACAPTVDQIIQQGGKALAVGCDVSDSGQVEAAVTRVCEELGAPVVLVNNAGVLRDNLLFKMSDSDWDTVLNVHLRGAFLMSRACQKSMVDAGFGRIVNLSSSSALGNRGQVNYAAAKAGMQGFTKTLAKELGKFGITANAVAPGFIATDMTAATAERVGMGFDDFKTAAAGQIPVQRVGEPADIANAVAFFVDEKAGFVSGQVLYVAGGPLN is encoded by the coding sequence ATGTCCAGCACCGAGCAGCGAGTCGCGATCGTGACGGGCGCCGCCCGAGGGATCGGCGCGGCCACGGCCGTCCGCCTCGCGGAGGAGGGCCACGCCGTCGCCGTCCTCGACCTCGACGAGGCCGCCTGCGCCCCGACGGTCGACCAGATCATCCAGCAGGGCGGCAAGGCGCTCGCCGTCGGCTGCGACGTCTCCGACTCCGGGCAGGTCGAGGCCGCGGTCACCCGCGTCTGTGAGGAGCTCGGTGCGCCGGTGGTCCTGGTGAACAACGCCGGGGTGCTGCGCGACAACCTGCTGTTCAAGATGAGCGACAGCGACTGGGACACGGTCTTGAACGTGCATCTGCGCGGCGCCTTCCTGATGTCCCGCGCCTGCCAGAAGTCCATGGTGGACGCCGGGTTCGGGCGCATCGTCAACCTCTCCTCGTCCTCCGCGCTGGGCAACCGCGGCCAGGTCAACTACGCCGCGGCCAAGGCCGGTATGCAGGGCTTCACCAAGACCCTCGCCAAGGAACTGGGCAAGTTCGGCATCACGGCCAACGCGGTGGCCCCCGGCTTCATCGCGACCGACATGACCGCCGCCACCGCCGAGCGCGTGGGTATGGGCTTCGACGACTTCAAGACCGCCGCGGCCGGCCAGATCCCGGTCCAGCGCGTGGGGGAGCCCGCCGACATCGCCAACGCGGTCGCCTTCTTCGTCGACGAGAAGGCCGGCTTCGTCTCCGGTCAGGTGCTGTACGTCGCCGGCGGACCCCTCAACTGA
- a CDS encoding IS110 family transposase → MRIHLGIDVACRASHRATCTDATGEVLISGRRFTTTADDLERLWATLPASDDIIVIMEPTRNARVPLAAWFQDRGATVVLVPPEQSSDLRDYYNKHTKNDRLDSRVLARLPLLHPEGLRSLSDTGPAHPLRRAVRRRSSLVERRTASFYRLDALLELMGPGWGNALGSGAYCKAALAVLQRTGADPHALRRLGPKRLTALLIRHSRGQWREDRAEKITQAARETLKLWPAGLLDYAELAEDIAAEAQLADHLNTQITMLEDRIAVLYEEADPGRIMASGPGLGVITAAGILGRLGDPNRFTSLAAIRSFTGLVPRVSQSGLTGRHGPPTRAGDPGLRETAFKAADLARHVDPTLASRYHDLVVDKGKHHNSALCTLAAMLITRLAAC, encoded by the coding sequence TTGAGAATCCACCTGGGCATCGATGTGGCCTGCCGGGCCTCACACCGTGCCACCTGCACCGACGCCACCGGAGAGGTCCTCATCTCCGGACGACGTTTCACCACCACCGCTGACGACCTCGAACGGTTATGGGCGACCCTGCCGGCCTCCGACGACATCATCGTGATCATGGAACCGACCCGTAACGCCCGGGTGCCGCTGGCAGCCTGGTTCCAGGACCGTGGCGCCACGGTCGTGCTGGTGCCTCCGGAGCAGTCCTCCGACCTGCGCGACTACTACAACAAGCACACCAAGAACGACCGCCTGGACTCCCGCGTCCTGGCCCGGCTGCCGCTCCTGCACCCCGAGGGCCTGCGGTCCCTGTCGGACACCGGCCCCGCACACCCCTTGCGCCGCGCCGTCCGCCGCCGCAGCTCGCTGGTCGAGCGCCGCACCGCATCCTTCTACCGGCTCGACGCCCTGCTGGAGCTGATGGGACCCGGCTGGGGCAATGCTCTGGGCTCAGGCGCCTACTGCAAGGCCGCCCTCGCGGTGCTCCAGCGCACCGGCGCCGACCCCCACGCCCTCCGCCGCCTGGGCCCCAAACGGCTGACGGCCCTGCTGATCCGCCACAGCCGCGGACAGTGGCGCGAGGACCGCGCCGAGAAGATCACCCAAGCGGCCCGCGAAACCCTCAAGCTCTGGCCCGCCGGCCTGCTCGACTACGCCGAACTGGCCGAGGACATCGCCGCTGAGGCCCAGCTCGCCGACCACCTGAACACGCAGATCACCATGCTGGAGGACCGGATCGCCGTCCTCTACGAAGAAGCCGACCCCGGCCGGATCATGGCCTCCGGGCCGGGCCTGGGCGTCATCACGGCAGCGGGCATCCTCGGACGCCTGGGAGACCCCAACCGGTTCACCAGCCTCGCGGCCATCCGCTCCTTCACCGGACTGGTGCCCCGAGTCAGCCAGTCCGGCCTGACCGGCCGCCACGGACCGCCCACCCGGGCCGGCGACCCGGGACTACGCGAAACCGCCTTCAAGGCCGCCGATCTGGCCCGCCACGTCGACCCCACCCTGGCCAGCCGCTACCACGACCTGGTGGTCGACAAAGGCAAGCACCACAACTCCGCCCTCTGCACGCTCGCCGCGATGCTGATCACACGACTCGCCGCATGCTGA
- a CDS encoding DUF3037 domain-containing protein: MPAEPAARGDLDVFEYALLRVVPHIERGELINAGVLVYCRARSYLGARTHLDEDRLFALDPCADVRGVRAALHAVECVCDGGARAGQAAGDDAGRRFRWLVAPRSTVVQPGPVHTGLTADPEAESERLLDLLVR; this comes from the coding sequence ATGCCTGCGGAGCCGGCCGCGCGCGGCGATCTCGACGTGTTCGAGTACGCCCTGTTGCGTGTCGTTCCCCACATCGAGCGCGGTGAGCTGATCAACGCGGGTGTGCTGGTCTACTGCCGTGCGCGCTCCTACCTGGGGGCCCGCACCCACCTGGACGAGGACCGGCTCTTTGCCCTCGACCCGTGTGCCGACGTGCGCGGTGTCCGCGCGGCGCTGCACGCCGTGGAGTGCGTGTGCGACGGCGGCGCCCGGGCCGGGCAGGCCGCCGGCGACGACGCGGGGCGGCGCTTCCGGTGGCTGGTGGCCCCGCGCAGCACGGTCGTGCAGCCCGGTCCGGTGCACACCGGGCTGACGGCCGATCCGGAGGCCGAGAGCGAGCGCCTGCTGGATCTGCTGGTCCGCTGA
- a CDS encoding HipA family kinase has protein sequence MLPEVTATRYVTPLREGGSLPGLVEADDLGSYVMKFVGAGQGRKTLVAEVLCGRLALRLGLRVPDLVRAWLDPVIGLSEPDEEVQALLKASGGLNLGMDFLPGSLGFDPLAYQVSSEEAGRVVWFDALVGNVDRSWRNPNMLVWHGDLWLIDHGATLVFHHNWPTARAAAERSYDASDHALAPFAPRTEDAAAELAPRVTEELLSECAAEIPDAWLADEPGFAGPDAVRAAYTEVLASRARTIHERITLGEPSKDGPSQAPGWLTGKGGGAK, from the coding sequence ATGCTCCCCGAAGTCACCGCCACGCGCTACGTCACGCCCCTGAGAGAGGGCGGTTCGCTCCCCGGTCTGGTCGAGGCCGACGATCTGGGCTCCTATGTCATGAAGTTCGTCGGAGCCGGTCAGGGTCGCAAGACGCTGGTGGCCGAAGTGCTGTGCGGCCGACTCGCGCTGCGGCTCGGGCTTCGGGTGCCCGACCTGGTGCGGGCGTGGCTGGACCCGGTGATCGGACTGTCCGAGCCGGACGAGGAGGTGCAGGCGCTGCTCAAGGCGAGCGGCGGCCTCAACCTGGGGATGGACTTCCTGCCCGGCTCGCTGGGCTTCGATCCGCTCGCCTACCAGGTGAGTTCCGAGGAAGCCGGACGGGTGGTGTGGTTCGACGCGCTCGTGGGCAACGTCGACCGCTCCTGGCGCAACCCCAACATGCTGGTATGGCACGGCGATCTGTGGTTGATCGATCATGGCGCGACCCTGGTCTTCCACCACAACTGGCCCACCGCGCGGGCGGCCGCCGAGCGCTCCTACGACGCCTCCGACCATGCGCTGGCCCCCTTCGCCCCCAGGACCGAGGACGCCGCAGCCGAGCTGGCCCCCCGCGTCACCGAGGAACTGCTGTCCGAGTGCGCAGCCGAGATTCCCGACGCGTGGCTCGCCGACGAGCCGGGATTCGCCGGCCCGGACGCGGTGCGCGCCGCGTACACCGAGGTCCTGGCCTCCCGCGCCCGCACGATCCATGAACGGATCACGCTCGGCGAGCCGAGCAAGGACGGACCCTCGCAAGCGCCGGGGTGGCTCACCGGGAAGGGCGGCGGTGCCAAGTGA
- a CDS encoding uracil-DNA glycosylase, which translates to MLPRSWQGVLGEETEKPYFKELAEFVEEERERGPVYPPREEVFAALDATPYEQVKVLILGQDPYHGAGQGHGLCFSVRPGVRTPPSLRNIYKEMQDELGHPVPDNGYLMPWAEQGVLLLNAVLTVREGEANSHKGKGWEKFTDAVIRAVVDRPDPAVFVLWGNYAKKKLPLIDTERHAVVQGAHPSPLSAKRFFGSRPFTRIDEAVAAQGHTPVNWRIPGRS; encoded by the coding sequence ATGCTGCCCCGGTCCTGGCAGGGCGTCCTCGGTGAGGAGACCGAGAAGCCCTACTTCAAGGAGCTGGCGGAGTTCGTCGAGGAGGAGCGGGAGCGGGGGCCGGTCTACCCGCCCCGCGAGGAGGTGTTCGCCGCACTCGACGCGACCCCGTACGAGCAGGTGAAGGTGCTCATCCTCGGCCAGGACCCGTACCACGGCGCGGGCCAGGGGCACGGTCTGTGCTTCTCGGTCCGTCCGGGCGTGCGCACCCCGCCCTCGCTGCGCAACATCTACAAGGAGATGCAGGACGAGCTGGGTCACCCCGTGCCGGACAACGGCTATCTGATGCCGTGGGCCGAGCAGGGCGTGCTGCTGCTCAACGCAGTGCTGACCGTGCGCGAGGGCGAGGCCAACTCGCACAAGGGCAAGGGGTGGGAGAAGTTCACCGACGCGGTCATCCGCGCCGTCGTGGACCGGCCCGACCCGGCGGTGTTCGTGCTGTGGGGCAATTACGCGAAGAAGAAGCTGCCGCTCATCGACACCGAACGGCACGCGGTGGTGCAGGGTGCTCACCCCTCACCGCTGTCGGCGAAGCGCTTCTTCGGATCCCGGCCCTTCACCCGGATCGACGAGGCCGTCGCGGCCCAGGGCCACACGCCCGTCAACTGGCGCATCCCCGGTCGGAGCTGA